A part of Mesoplodon densirostris isolate mMesDen1 chromosome 10, mMesDen1 primary haplotype, whole genome shotgun sequence genomic DNA contains:
- the TMEM42 gene encoding transmembrane protein 42: protein MEGRSQFAGGGVCAAAYPDASAGFPPHLQAGAMRRRFWGVFNCLCAGAFGALAAASAKLAFGSEVNVGFCVLGIIVMASTNSLMWTFFSRGLSFSMSSAIASVTVTFSNILSSAFLGFVLYGECQEVLWWGGVFLILCGLTLIHRELPPPRKPLPHKQQ, encoded by the exons ATGGAGGGAAGGTCTCAGTTCGCCGGTGGAGGGGTGTGCGCGGCTGCCTACCCCGACGCCTCCGCCGGATTCCCCCCGCACCTCCAGGCGGGAGCGATGCGGCGCCGCTTCTGGGGCGTGTTCAACTGCCTGTGCGCCGGCGCGTTCGGGGCCTTGGCTGCCGCCTCCGCCAAGCTGGCTTTCGGCAGCGAG gtgaacgTGGGCTTCTGCGTCTTAGGCATTATTGTGATGGCTTCCACCAATTCTCTGATGTGGACGTTCTTTAGccggggcctcagtttctccatgtcTTCAGCCATTGCATCTGTCACAGTGACTTTTTCAAATATCCTCAGCTCG GCCTTCCTGGGTTTTGTGTTGTATGGAGAGTGCCAGGAGGTTTTGTGGTGGGGAGGAGTCTTCCTCATCCTCTGCGGACTCACCCTGATCCACAGGGAGCTCCCACCACCGAGGAAGCCTCTTCCACACAAACAGCAGTAG